The Candidatus Poribacteria bacterium nucleotide sequence CGATGAGGACGGTACCACCACGGCTGATCCGGCGGGTTCGGAGCGCTTCGTCGAGGGCAACTGCTGCCGTCGCCGACGAGGTGTTCCCGTACCGGTCGATATTGATGAATGTGCGCTCCATCGGGATGCCCAAACGCTCCGAGAATGCCTCCATGATCCGCACATTCGCCTGATGCGGGATGAACAGGTCGATCGCGTCTACGCCGATGCCGGCGCGGTCGAGGACCTGCTGCGTGACATCCGGCATCATGCCCACGGCGAGACGGAAGACCTCTTGACCGCGCATGCGGATCGTGTGGTCGCGGTTCCTCACCGTGCTCTCGGACGCCGGAAGACGGCTCCCGCCCCCGACCAGTCCGAGCAGCTCCGGGTCTGAGTACTCCGTCTCCGCCCCGATCTCACTGTGCAAGACGCCTCGGTCCTCGTTGGTCCCGCGTAGGACGGCCGCCCCGGACGCGTCCCCGAAGAGCACGCACGTCGCCCGGTCCGACCAGTTGACGAACTTCGTCAGGGTCTCGGCGGCGACGACGAGCACGGTTCGGTACACACCGGAGCGGATGAGGCCGTCTGCGACATGGATCGCATACGAATAGCCGGCGCATGCTGCCGCCAGATCGAAGGCGGGAACATGACGCAGATGGAGGTTGTTGGCGATGAAGCAGGCTGTCGACGGGAAGCCCATATCGGGCGAGACCGTGCTGCAGATGATGCAGTCGATCTCGGACGCGGAAATGCCGGCGTCGTCGATTGCGCGTTGGGCAGCCGCAGTGCCGATGTCGGAGGAAGCGGTGGATTCGTCAGTGATGCGGCGCTCGGCGATCCCGGTGCGTTTCCGGATCCACTCGTCCGACGTTTCGACCATCTGCTCGAGATCGGCGTTCGTGATGACCTTCGTCGGGAGCTCGGACCCAGTGCCGATGACCGCTGTCCGCGTCATGCCAGGCGCCATCCTACGCGGCCTCCGACCATGGACTACTCAACGTCGACCGAGACGATGGGTCGATGCCACTTGTGCGCCTTGAAGT carries:
- a CDS encoding ketoacyl-ACP synthase III, with translation MTRTAVIGTGSELPTKVITNADLEQMVETSDEWIRKRTGIAERRITDESTASSDIGTAAAQRAIDDAGISASEIDCIICSTVSPDMGFPSTACFIANNLHLRHVPAFDLAAACAGYSYAIHVADGLIRSGVYRTVLVVAAETLTKFVNWSDRATCVLFGDASGAAVLRGTNEDRGVLHSEIGAETEYSDPELLGLVGGGSRLPASESTVRNRDHTIRMRGQEVFRLAVGMMPDVTQQVLDRAGIGVDAIDLFIPHQANVRIMEAFSERLGIPMERTFINIDRYGNTSSATAAVALDEALRTRRISRGGTVLIVTFGAGWTWGVNIIRV